One Scomber scombrus chromosome 23, fScoSco1.1, whole genome shotgun sequence genomic window, gaaaaacaacaaattgtaacatttgaaaaactgagaatacttgtcttttttgtccttcGTGTCCTTTAATGATCTGGCCATTGACTAACTGTTACAGCCCTTGTTAAAGACCATCATGCACTACTACTTTGTTGTTGAAATAAACAATCTGTTGAAAGAAAGcatttctcattcaaatgaataacatcactaaccctttTTGTGGGGAAACACTAATAAAATGGGTAAAAGAAGCTTGTTATGGATTGGGCAACCACCTGTAGTTCTACTAACTTTAATGTGATATTCCCCGTTTTAGTTTTGTGGATGCAGTTCTGCCTTTGGACAGTCAGGGGTGCTGTAGGTCTGTTTCCTAACTGTCTGTCTTTGAAGAACAGAGTGGAGTCATGCAATCATAGTAgtgttaactttttattttcattacattgTAGGTCATCTTCACGACAAGCAGTTATACATACAGTGGTCTTAGATTATATCATCATCCAATACGAGGAGAGCAACAGTTAGAGTTAGTATCACAGCTAGGTTTTCGCATTGACCACaaacccccacccaccccctccACACCCAAAAGTCCCTCCGTCCCCCCTCCACCTTCATTTCCGCCCCTCCCCCCATTCTCTACATCATACACCAATGTATTGACAATCGTCAACTACGCCACAGGTGCCAGACCAATAAATAGGACgcaggaataaataaataaataacctaaTGAATTCAcataatacacaaataaattagCAACAAGGTGTGTATAtattcacatacacatatgtaGCTCACCAGAAGACACTGAGCACAGGGCTATTTTATACAGCCACAAGGCGTACAGTATTATGTAACATATCAACAGGTCAGACCAAGGCCACATTATTACACCCTGGAAATCATTCTGCAGATTGTAGTTTCACAAACATGTCTTTTGAAGAAAAGTGGCTCAAGAGCAAGAAGCGATCTCACTGGTTGAGTTAAACTTAAGGGAGTGGAGCCAAAGACAACCCTGTTTTACAGTGCAAAAATTGCAAACTTggtcaaaatataaacaaaacatacatgaaaattgctctttttttaaatgcctggCAACCAGAAGACACTTCGTACAAAGTCAACAAACATGATGTAACTTGTCAGTTAGAGAGATGGAGTTTTACAACTTTTGGTTGAGGCCAGAACAGACTGATCTTATGCAAGTTTAACCAAATCAATAAGAGTATTTCTGCTTTCAGAGCTCCTGTGCCTCTGAGGAAATCTCAATAACTGAAGGTTCAGTCTGCATGTTTTCTTTGGGGTGCTACGCTCAATCTGTCAATACGAGAGCAGTGTTGAAACGGAACTCAAATAGGCAACGTGGCCGAGGTCTGACCCTCATTGAggtgaaaaggaaaaacagagggTTACACTGTACAAGTCCCTCATTGAGGTTAGAATGCATGTCGCCATAAGAGGGCAAATCAGAcctaaagaaaagaagacaaaaaagaagaaaagtgcaACAAGAATAATTTCtgagaaattacaaaaaaacattaaagaaaattcaaaaaggtcttaaagcactttgtaatttTAAAGAACAGCGCTATACAAATATAGCTTAAGCaagtcaaaagacaaaaaataaaacaaaaacaatgaataaagtaactaaataaaaagtaaaaatgaaaagtaacaGGTAACATACTGTAGGCTCACTGCAATACGAGAAAAAGCCAGCAGGACAAATATCTCCccacattttgagagaaaacCACCTCAAACAGTGGACGCAAAGCGGTTCAGTTGCATGCAGCTCACAGACTTTCCACAGGCGGACTAAGAAAATCAGTTTTCAGACTCACAGATCACAGACTCAcagacaaaaagtaaaaaaaagaaagaaaaacaaagaaaaacactgaacacagaTGTGCTCCAAACCCCCATCTTTTACAACAACCTGAAACAGATGCAGAAAAGTAGGTAATTATggtagaaagagaaagagtgagaaagaaagactaTTTTTGTATGACTTGGTTTATGattgtgttgttgctgtttttcatcGCATATGTGCTTTGGCAATGGAAGAGACGTCCAAGCTCATAGAGAGGCAGTATATCACACAGTCCTATTTAACAGTTTTCCTTCAGCTTCTTTTCATTGAAACATTCGattttattgttacattataatTTATTGCCTTGATATTGAATGTTTATTGACTGCTGATTGACAATACGGAATCCCTGCGACCTGGTCAAactacacattttaatttcggatctattattattactgtttgtGTCCAAAAGACTGTTATAGCTTTTAAGAGGAATCCTTAAATGTTCCTGTCCTGGAACAAAAGGTTTTATAAAATATCTATGAAATCTAACCATTTCAAAGAATTGTCAACAACTTGCAGGGTGCAACCCGattcagaaacacaaacaataaaccTTCGACAAatatctctgtgtttttcttttgtttaaaaaaaaagtcttgacTCAGCAACACAGCTACAGTGGCAATCTGGCAATCTGATATCATAACGTAATTGGGTTGTACTCAGAACATAGCTTCAGAAcacaaaaatgttgttgtatttttgttgtatatCGTACCTATTGGTTGAAAGgtcatatcattttttttaagcaagCTAACCAGCACCAGCACACTTGTATGATGTGTGTCATGTAGTGGTAGACTCGTTTTCTCAGGGAGAAGGTGACAGCATCTCAAATATAAATCAGGGATTACAAAAGTTCGGCCATTAGGTGATGTATTTTGAATGTATTCTGAATATGTAACAGGCATTAAAtactttactttaacttttaagtATACTGCTCAACACTGTGTCACCAAAGCGTACGTGCAGGAACACTGAGTGAAGCAAAAGGCTAGCTGATTAGCCACATCTGGCACATTAGCATTGGTCATGCAAGCACAGATTCCTGCCCAATGTTTGGATAGAAAAACCATAAGCCTTTTTATCTAACTGCACAGTTTACACATTAAATACCCATGTATGTTTTAGTTTGAATTTGAGGTGACTGACATTAGCTCCCTATGTGCCCAGGAGCAGAGATGGCCTGGGTACAGCATAGGCTCTCTATCTGATCTTTGAAACCTCTTCAGATTTGTATGTACAATGGAGTCGATATAAACTCAGCACCATACTGAATACTGCATGCCCATTCCAACAAGTCATGAATATACCGTAATAGTAAACAATTCTTGAGTGTTATGTTTCTTTGACCAAACCTCTAAACACCAACAGAAGATTTCTATTGCTAGTTGAGTTGACTCAAATGGTGTGATTAAAAATGATTCTGCTTATATCAAATACAAAACCCCTTGAATGATTTTACATGAACTGGAGGTTACTACTGTCCTTAAGAGTCACATCACTCAAAGACCAAAGGAAAATGCAAAAACTCCAAAAATACAATTCATATCAATCAAGCAGAAGATTAACAGTTTTCTGGATTCCACAAGGGGAAAAACATCCATTGGGATGAATGTTGAAAGCTTTCAGTCAACATCAGTGAGAGCCATTAACAATAAATACCATCAGCCTTTCATAAGATCTCTGTCAGAGCAGGCCCCTTAATACTGCCTTACACAGAATACAAACATACTCTAGATTGTACTTTGGTGGAGTAACAGTTTTAGCACTAGTACTGTATGTGATGCATGTTCGAGGGAACTAGCAGAGCTAATAGTTGCCATCAACACTGACTGCTTACTAACTTAATAGGAACCTTTTGGAGTATCGAAATGTTATTATATCCGATATCACCACAACTGTTAAGGAAAAAGAACTACAACAGGATATTAATAAGTGTTCTGAGTCCATCATGTGTTACTTCTACAATGactacatttacatgcacactaATATTCTACTACTATTCTGAATATGACAATATTCAGAGTTTGTTACAGGTCATGTAAACAGCATATTTCATTTGGACGGTCCAAATGAGATTTTATTCCAAATGAAGCATTTTCTGATTAAGACATGTTGGTGTACATTATTCAGGTTTTAGGAGCATTCTTTGGACATGTATATAGTGCATTCGGATTATGCATCTCAATTGGGGTTTTTACCGCAGTTTGAGTCACACAGCCATCTTGCCTGTATACCCTTGCACAGGCAAAATGACATATGCTGGAGTAGGAAGgcaaacagaggagaggaatgagaggagagtgGAAAGCTGTCAGGGCAGGCTGGAAAAACAGAGTGTGCCTTCTCCACGACGGGGACAGAGGAGACTGATGGTGACTCGGTGTGATGCACCAGAAACACTCAGCAGTGTAGTAAACATCATGGGGCAACCTAGATACAAGGTGTGCCTATAACTATAAATTTATATCAGTCATATCAATACCACTTAAACATATCAGTTCACACTCATGTTTTTCACCTTGTTGGTTTAGTTCACTGCCTgtggacaaaaacaaatattttgtgcACGTAAATGTAGTCAATGTGTTGGGAGTTCCGGAATGTTCCGAATGTGATAGAACATTCCGGAATGTTCATAGTTTTCTGTTGACACTCAAAAGACTTTAGAACATTCTGAACTGACTGAGTGCAGCTGTTGGAATCAAGAGCGGTAGGAAAGATCAGCACCCAGTGGTGACAACATTGCAAGGCAGTGTACTGCACCGAATTGAAAGTagcatatataatataatataatattttaaaatggctACCACTGTTCACTCAGTCCTACATGCAAAAGCCACAAATAAGACGGATCAACAAGCAACTACTTGACACAAAACACTATGAATGGGTAACgaaaaattgttaaaaaaaacaagcttttttcCTCTATGCATACTCTTCCCCAACTTGTTCAATACAACCGTGGTTGCTGTGTGTGCTGGTTGTGTAAGCATATCACTGCTGTTGGGTAAATCATAAAAGTTTTCCTTTCTATTGCTTAAACCAACATGTTTTGTTGATACGTTTTCTGACCCTTTAACCTTTAAAACCTGCTAAAACTCCCATTACAAGTTTAATGGGTTTCAAAATAAGTGAAGGCGTATCCTTTTCTTCATCCTGGAAAAACCTACTTATTGCACGTATAGCTTTAGTCCAACAATGCACTCTTGAAACCTGAATTTCACTGgcaacactgaaatgtttgCTTTGGCTGGTTCATGCATACAGCCATTTATCTGAGATTCTATGCAGACTCTTGAGAAAGGCAGAGTTTGTCACAAGAAGTGCTAGAAAGAGATGTACTCCAACAAAACCAGAAAGGTTTGATGACCTACTGTAACTCTGGATCATGAGTTAGAGTTCTGTATACAGTATGGGGCCATGCGCAAAGGCCATTCTAGCCAAAGGGGGGTTTGGGGAGGAAGAGAGTAAGAAAGTTGGGAACACTGTGACAGTTGCTGAGAAATCTAGGGTTGAAGTAAAGCACACGAAGGCAAGTCAAGGTAGAAAAAGACAGAATTACTCTGTGAAAGACAGcaagaaaagacagaagagaggaagaagacagtATCACAAAAAAGCTGTCAGTAACAACAGATTAACCAACAAGCAGGAATTTGTGCTGGCTTGATCGTAATAGAGTAAGAACAGGTCGAAACGCACATACAGACATATACATGCACGTACATATACATCGTGCCTTATTTGTAAGTCTCCAAAGCCTCATTGGTATCCAGCACTGTCCAGCTGAGCAGATcatctcttcatcttcctcGTCTCTTTCAATCCCTCTCAAACTCAGAAtcccccctctccctttcttcctctcctctaatCACAGTCATCCTGCCTCGTCTCAACCACACCATCTCCTTGCCAATGCAGTCCATTTTGTGAAAGCAGAATCGCACAGaagcacagaagaagaagaagaagaaggagggcgTGGTTTGTTGTTTATGCAAATGCAGGACTGTTTTCAGGGCATCTGGATTGGTCAGGGGAAAAGGGTCAGGTCATTGGCGGGACCTAATGAGGGAGCGGCACCAGGATATCCACATAGTTGATGGGAAAGAAGCCCGACTGGCCGTTGATCATACCCTCATACCAGTTGTCGTCAATCTGATTGGTCAGGGTGATGATGTCGCCCTCTTTGAAGCCCAGTTCCCCTTCGTTCTCTGGCTCAAAATCGTAGAGTGCTCGGCAACAGGGCTGGTCCATGGGTGCTGTGGACggacagaaacaaaaaatggcAGTCATACCACAAAAAGTCATTTGGTTATCCACTGTTGTAGCTAGTGAGCGAACCACTAACTTGTTAGCCTTTTCAGTCACAATAACTCCTGGATCTTCTCCATTGTCTCGCTACACACTgttctacatttttattcaataaaaatgtatttaagacTGAGTTTTGTAGTTTATCCAGAAAATTAAGGGGGCTataactaacaattatttttttattatggaTTTATCCACAAATAATTTTCTtgaataatcaaataataatttggtctataaaatgtcagaaaaccaTTGTGGAAATTCCCATCAGAATTTCCTTAAGCCGGagtatacattttcaaattgcttgtccaacagtccaaaactcaaagatatccACCAGCATTACACCAACTCTCTACCTGGTGATCTTCCGGGTGATTTGGCAGAATGTATCCCCCCGTTGTGGCTCTCACTGGGGGGCCGCAGCTCCAGTGTCATTCGGGGTTTGGGAGTGAACTCCTTCCTTGGTTTATCGGACACTTCTTTTATCCTATATAAAGGCCAGACACAGTTATAAATGTTTGTCTAATCACATTTTATCTGATGTTATGGGTTTATTTCCAATCACAGATGTGCAAATCGATCCATacctttcctccatctttctggTGAGCTGTTGGAGGATTTCGGCAGTGCGGCTGTGGTATTCCAACTGAGCATGGACCAACGCTGCCAGCTGGCTCACTTGCTCTATCtgcaacacacatacatgtgtttTTCAAGGTCTGCACTGTTCTCATGCTGGGCCTGGGTCTGGCTTGGCACAGCATGGCACAGGATGGCTGCCCTTTGTTTTTGTACTGCAGTTTTGAACACACTGGGATCCTATTCTATATCCATGTGTAACTATAGCTACAGCAGAGGCatgacaacatcaacaacagacattttattatagttgatttttttttttgttattaaaaaaaagtaacccATTGTGCTTTAAAAATATGCTTCTGTAGTTTTGGTCAGGACACAATCTGATTATTTggcaatttatttttctttacattttcatttttgccactcatcaaactctaataaaatgtcagagagaAATTTGACTTAATGCTTGTTTCTATCCATTTCTGTTGTATGATTATTAAGAGATAAAGAGTTGGTGGTGCAAATTCTCCAATTGATGCCATTGAACcactgcagaagaagaggacacAATGAGATGATGCCATTAAAAGAGCATCAGTCAAAGCTCAAACAGTGGCAAACCATGTGGGATACATGAtgtaaatatgacatttctgttgtttcatgtattcatttgacATACACTAAATTCCCAACTGTTCCAAAATATATACTTTCATACAACTTGTTTAGTAAAGCTGCAacaaaggattattttttattattgattaatctgacgtttattttctcaattaatcgattaatccTTTGGTCAAaaattgtcagaaaatagtgagaaaTGATGAGTGCTGTCTCCCAAAGACCAATATGCAGCcagaaatgtcttgttttttcctgaCCAACAGtacacaacccaaagatattgtCATAAGGGACTAAAGGAACCAgaaaattcacattcacacacaattcacattttagaaacagCGATGACAGAACTTACATCACTCTCCAGCAGGTTAAACATGCTCTGCTCTGCAATCTCTTTGCTCTCGTCAAACTTCTCCAGCGCCTGTTTGATTTCATCATCCTGGACTTTTCCGTGACGCTTCTTCTTGTAGTCAAAGTCCAGACGCCGGCCTTCCATCTTCTTCAAATGGTGCTGCagtgaaaggaaaaataaatcaaatcatcaaatataaatcatttgTGAGACTGTTTATGGTTCATGgagaatgcttttttttttttttttcttttcttttttttacagggTTATACAGTTATCAGGTTGCCTATACCAGGTGTTTCACTTACTTGTATCTCTTTAAGGTCTTTGTCGTGGAGGTTCTGCAGCGGATCGATGAAGTTCTGTTTGACCTCCATGTCCAGAGCGTCCTTCACCTCTCCGAGCTCCCTCATTGCCTCGCCAGCATCTATCAGCGCCAGGCCTGCATGGAAAGGATGGAaagtaaacagagagagaagcaagagggagaaagacagaacaGCTAAAAAAGAGGACAAACTAGATACCGACAGCTTGGCAAGGAAGGAGGTTGTTTAATAAATATAGGTCTTTTAATAATTCAGGTTTGCTCAGTGTATGTTGATGTACTTTCTGCTCCCCCAAAAAACATCCACTGCCCTTTTCTAGTAGATTTGTGGTATACTGAATTCTGGTGActcaaaagtcagaaaaaagggagtaaaagtattgtttttattagaaGACAGAATTTTACATTGGTTACACCTGGTTTGAGTTCAATGAGCTGCCTTCTGGTGAATGACAATGATGTTTATTCCATATCTCATTACTGTATGGACGCATTTtgtttggaaaatgtgtttaaactttTACAGGTATTgtttgaaaaggaaaacaaacttcacatctgagaagctggaaccattCAGCTAATGGTACATTTTGTGTCTTGGACAACtgaagtcaatcaatcaatgaggCAATTTTTACATCCCAGAAGTTTTTCATTCGCTTAACTACTCCATTTTGCAGAAGCCATCTTAGCACCATTAATACAGTTTGTGTACTTTCTCACTTACCGAAGCAGGACTCCTCCCCTAAATCCCGTCCAAACTTCAACATGGCGTCTCCCAGCACAGACTCAGCCTGCGGGTAACCAGGTCCCTTCTCCTGCCCACGGATCTTTGACATGGTGTTGGTCATACTGAGTTTGGCTCTGGATGCTTCAGGACAGCAGGCATCAGTTGGATTAGGAGTGGGTTGTGATTTAAGATCTTTTAGGTATGCGCCAGTTTTATCTCAGAGTGGTGAtaatattcatgtgtgtgttttatacctGGATTAGGTTGTAGGTATTCTGTAGTTTTGGTCATGATGTCCAGCACTGCTCTGCTGGTGATGTCCACCTTCTGCAGGGGAAAACACACATCGGGCAAAATATGAGGAATGAGCAATGGAGGAACTTCTCAACTatgattaaatatacagtaaattaaagCTACTCAACTTTGACTTTTGACAGTCAAAGGGCGGCTCAGCTGTGATTGGCTAACATAGGCGTGCAACAGCCCGAATGACAGGCATACAGAGGGGgctgttaaaaatgaaatgttttgacGGTCCAACTGACCCACTGGGATTTGTCCCCAGATTACCAGTATACCACTGGCCATAACCTgctgttgcagctgtaaaacagtggATAAATTGTTGTGAATGACTCGTTTCATTACAATGTGTTCCATTCAGTCAGATGAAGTCTAGAAGAGCCGCACAATTAATGGCCAAACAGCCGGTTGTGTCCGACACAACAATTTAAAACTCTttgtactgtgaaatacagagagatttatctggttgtgataggcttaatcagcattatGTGAACTCACccatttcatttgtatttattattaaataggGACAATACAGATAAGCATTGCAGCAGCTGTTCCTGCTTCAGCTTTTAAATtcagattaaaacaaaatgaacagaTAGATGAAACAGATTTAGATTGTTTTTGTATTCAAAGTCAAATATATcttgttcctctgtgtgttatTGTCCTTAAACGATTAAAAACACAGGTAAACAAGTCATATCGCTGCAAttggtgacatgttccttcctTCAGTACTCACTAGAGCATCAAATGTGGACTCATCCACCACTGAAAATAGGCCCCAACAAATACACAATTTCCTCCCACTTTAGGGATGTTTGCTAAAGACAACAATGCCCAGCTTATTTAAGAAGTTACTGAACCTTTGTACGAATGAAACAATATGTTTGTGACCTGTTTTTAAAGACTTAAGTAGGAGCCAGTGGGCT contains:
- the LOC134006213 gene encoding endophilin-A1-like produces the protein MEKKVDITSRAVLDIMTKTTEYLQPNPASRAKLSMTNTMSKIRGQEKGPGYPQAESVLGDAMLKFGRDLGEESCFGLALIDAGEAMRELGEVKDALDMEVKQNFIDPLQNLHDKDLKEIQHHLKKMEGRRLDFDYKKKRHGKVQDDEIKQALEKFDESKEIAEQSMFNLLESDIEQVSQLAALVHAQLEYHSRTAEILQQLTRKMEERIKEVSDKPRKEFTPKPRMTLELRPPSESHNGGIHSAKSPGRSPAPMDQPCCRALYDFEPENEGELGFKEGDIITLTNQIDDNWYEGMINGQSGFFPINYVDILVPLPH